One Syntrophaceae bacterium DNA window includes the following coding sequences:
- a CDS encoding aspartate-semialdehyde dehydrogenase, with protein MRTYRVAVVGATGAVGNEMISILEERDFPVGELRLLASERSIGKELEFRGKSYPVQVLTEDSFEGIEIALFSAGGSVSQKFAPCAAKAGCVVIDNTAAFRYEPDIPLVVPEVNPGKIADYRNRRIIANPNCSTIQMVVALKPIHDAARIKRIVVSTYQSVSGTGKKAMDELIDQTRALLSFKEPVAKVYPYQIAFNCLPQIDIFLENGYTKEEMKMVWETKKIFGDESIAVTATTVRVPVMRAHSESVNIETERKITAAEVRELLRKAPGVVVVDDPARREYPLPIHAAGKDATYVGRIREDESIPNGINLWVVSDNLRKGAALNAIQIAEIYVREYLQ; from the coding sequence ATGAGAACCTACCGTGTCGCCGTCGTCGGCGCCACCGGCGCCGTCGGAAATGAAATGATCAGTATTCTCGAGGAGCGCGACTTTCCCGTGGGCGAGTTGAGACTCCTGGCCTCGGAGCGCTCGATTGGAAAGGAGCTCGAGTTCCGCGGCAAGTCCTACCCCGTGCAGGTGCTGACGGAGGATTCCTTCGAGGGCATCGAGATCGCGCTCTTTTCCGCCGGGGGGAGCGTCAGCCAGAAATTCGCACCCTGCGCGGCAAAGGCCGGCTGCGTGGTCATCGACAACACGGCGGCGTTCCGCTACGAGCCGGACATCCCCCTTGTCGTCCCCGAGGTGAACCCCGGAAAGATCGCCGACTACAGGAACCGCCGGATCATCGCCAACCCCAACTGCTCTACGATCCAGATGGTGGTGGCCCTGAAGCCCATCCACGACGCTGCGCGTATCAAGCGCATCGTCGTGTCGACCTACCAGTCCGTGTCGGGCACGGGAAAGAAGGCGATGGACGAGCTCATCGACCAGACACGCGCCCTGCTGAGCTTCAAGGAGCCCGTGGCGAAGGTCTACCCGTACCAGATCGCGTTCAACTGCCTGCCCCAGATCGACATCTTCCTCGAGAACGGATACACGAAGGAAGAGATGAAGATGGTCTGGGAGACCAAGAAGATCTTCGGCGACGAGTCCATCGCCGTCACGGCGACGACGGTGCGCGTGCCCGTCATGCGCGCCCACTCGGAGTCGGTCAACATCGAGACGGAGCGTAAGATCACTGCGGCCGAGGTGCGCGAGCTGCTCCGGAAGGCCCCCGGCGTCGTCGTCGTCGATGACCCGGCCAGGAGGGAGTACCCGCTGCCCATCCACGCGGCGGGCAAGGATGCCACCTACGTGGGCCGGATCCGCGAGGACGAGTCGATCCCGAACGGGATCAATCTCTGGGTCGTCTCGGACAACCTGCGCAAAGGGGCGGCCCTCAACGCGATCCAGATCGCCGAGATCTACGTGAGGGAGTATCTGCAATAG
- a CDS encoding phosphatidylserine decarboxylase family protein, whose product MDRHDGTIVREGLPFIVGLGLLSAALFWIGLKGLAAVACAAMLFVAFFFRNPERSVPGEKGLVVSPADGRVLKIEEVQLDGLLQGPHRKVSIFMNVFNVHVNRVPYAGRVETIEYRAGKFLSADLDKASADNEKNTVLIRTAEGKAFLTIQIAGLIARRIVCWISEGMDVARGQRFGLICFGSRLEVVLPLDSRILVQPGQKVRAGETPLGVL is encoded by the coding sequence ATGGACAGACACGACGGAACCATCGTGCGGGAGGGGCTCCCGTTCATCGTCGGGCTCGGGCTCCTCTCGGCCGCCCTGTTCTGGATCGGGCTCAAGGGGCTCGCCGCCGTCGCCTGTGCGGCCATGCTGTTCGTCGCCTTCTTCTTCCGCAACCCGGAGCGGTCGGTCCCCGGGGAGAAGGGGCTGGTCGTCTCCCCAGCCGACGGGAGGGTCCTGAAGATCGAGGAGGTGCAGCTCGACGGCCTGCTGCAGGGGCCGCACCGCAAGGTCAGCATCTTCATGAATGTCTTCAACGTGCACGTCAACCGCGTTCCCTATGCCGGGCGCGTCGAGACGATCGAGTACCGCGCCGGGAAATTCCTGTCGGCCGACCTCGACAAGGCCTCCGCCGACAACGAAAAGAACACCGTCCTGATCCGGACGGCGGAGGGCAAGGCGTTTCTCACGATCCAGATCGCGGGGCTCATCGCGCGCCGGATCGTCTGCTGGATCAGCGAGGGCATGGATGTGGCCAGGGGTCAGCGGTTCGGGCTCATCTGCTTCGGCTCGAGGCTCGAGGTGGTCCTGCCGCTCGATTCGAGGATTCTCGTGCAGCCGGGACAGAAGGTGCGTGCCGGGGAAACACCGTTGGGGGTCCTGTGA
- a CDS encoding DUF465 domain-containing protein, with the protein MERTDELLIERHIGQDGELRKHVEDHRRLEAALEDFNRRIYLTAQEEMEKKTLQKMKLASKDRIYAILAKYRQSA; encoded by the coding sequence ATGGAGCGAACCGACGAACTGCTCATCGAACGGCACATCGGGCAGGACGGCGAGTTGAGAAAGCACGTGGAGGATCACCGGAGGCTCGAGGCCGCGCTCGAGGATTTCAACAGGCGGATCTACCTCACCGCGCAAGAGGAGATGGAGAAGAAAACGCTGCAGAAGATGAAGCTGGCCAGCAAGGACCGGATCTACGCGATTCTCGCGAAGTACAGGCAGAGCGCCTGA
- the pssA gene encoding CDP-diacylglycerol--serine O-phosphatidyltransferase codes for MNKNVRRERFIRREKFFRKDQMRKGIYILPNLFTTASLFAGIYAIIASIQGNFIHAAVAIPISLILDGLDGRIARMTHTTSRFGVEYDSLSDLVAFGVAPSVLAYTWSLSAFGKWGWLAAALFTTCGALRLARFNVQIGVIDSRYFNGLAIPAAAIVVSSTVMLYDYLGGEGTFPHMAILVGMIVLSLLMVSSIKFYSFKDLHFLSREPFMTVVLAVILMIIVLAEPQVMIFTFAVSYAASGPIWWVLRMVRRLFGPAKGDQPTGAGEIKTETKSGSLP; via the coding sequence ATGAACAAGAACGTCAGGAGGGAACGCTTCATCCGGCGGGAGAAATTCTTTCGGAAAGACCAGATGAGGAAGGGGATCTACATCCTGCCCAACCTCTTCACGACGGCCAGCCTTTTTGCCGGGATCTACGCGATCATCGCCTCGATCCAGGGAAACTTCATCCACGCGGCCGTCGCCATCCCGATCTCGCTCATCCTCGACGGCCTCGACGGGCGGATCGCCCGCATGACCCACACGACGTCGCGGTTCGGCGTAGAGTACGACTCGCTGTCGGACCTGGTGGCCTTCGGTGTGGCGCCGTCCGTGCTGGCCTACACCTGGTCTCTGAGCGCCTTCGGGAAGTGGGGGTGGCTCGCGGCGGCCCTGTTCACGACCTGCGGGGCCCTGCGGCTGGCCCGGTTCAACGTGCAGATCGGCGTCATCGACAGCCGCTACTTCAACGGCCTGGCCATTCCGGCGGCGGCCATCGTCGTGTCATCGACGGTGATGCTCTACGACTACCTGGGCGGGGAGGGGACATTCCCGCACATGGCGATCCTGGTCGGGATGATCGTGCTTTCGCTCCTGATGGTGAGCAGCATCAAGTTCTACAGCTTCAAGGACCTGCATTTCCTATCCCGGGAGCCGTTCATGACCGTCGTGCTCGCCGTCATCCTGATGATCATCGTCCTGGCGGAGCCGCAGGTCATGATCTTCACCTTCGCCGTCAGCTACGCCGCCTCGGGGCCCATCTGGTGGGTCCTGCGGATGGTCCGGCGCCTCTTCGGTCCGGCAAAGGGCGACCAGCCGACGGGGGCGGGAGAGATCAAGACGGAGACGAAATCGGGGTCGTTGCCCTGA